The following proteins come from a genomic window of Galactobacillus timonensis:
- the fusA gene encoding elongation factor G, translated as MPREFPIDKIRNIGIMAHIDAGKTTTTERILYYTGKIYKIGETHDGASQMDWMDQERERGITITSAATTCHWKDCQINIIDTPGHVDFTAEVERSLRVLDGAVTVLDSKAGVEPQTETVWRQATEYHVPRIVFSNKMDATGADFDMSVASIGDRLGAKAAAIQMPVGRENSFRGIIDLVTMKQEMYENDLGTEIHTEEIEDQFKEEAQRRHQIMLEAIADYDDDVMMKVLEGEEPTIEEVKRAIRKGVISAEFFPVLCGSAYKNKGVQLLLDAVVDYLPSPLDIGATKGHLADGTPEEREPSDDAPFSALAFKIATDPFVGRLTYFRVYSGHATAGSYVLNATKGKRERLGRLVRMHANHRADITDVYTGDIAGAVGLKYTTTSDTLCDEAHPIELMQMVFPEPVIQMSVEPKTKADSQKMDSALQKLAEEDPTFKCFTDEETGQTIIAGVGELQLDIIMDRMRREFKVEATAGKPQVAYRETITKEAEVEGRFVRQSGGHGQYGDVWIRFIPNPGKGFEFEDVTVGGSVPKEFIKPTQQGLEEALNNGLTAGYPVVDIKAQLFDGSYHEVDSSEQAYKIAAALALREAAKKCDPVILEPIMRVDVTAPAEYLGSVMGDLVKRRGQIRNQEETGNAIKIESFVPLAEMFGYVTDLRSITQGRGTYIMQTDHYEQVPASIAKEIREKVNADKAA; from the coding sequence ATGCCTAGAGAATTTCCGATCGACAAGATTCGCAACATTGGTATCATGGCCCACATTGATGCCGGCAAGACAACCACAACGGAGCGTATCCTGTACTACACTGGAAAAATCTACAAGATCGGCGAGACCCATGATGGTGCTTCGCAGATGGACTGGATGGACCAGGAGCGTGAGCGAGGAATTACCATTACATCGGCAGCTACAACTTGCCACTGGAAGGACTGCCAGATCAACATCATCGATACACCGGGGCACGTTGACTTCACTGCTGAAGTTGAACGTTCGCTGCGTGTTCTCGATGGCGCGGTGACGGTTCTCGATTCCAAGGCCGGTGTTGAGCCGCAGACGGAAACCGTTTGGCGTCAGGCTACGGAATATCATGTTCCGCGTATCGTATTCTCCAACAAGATGGATGCGACGGGTGCTGACTTCGATATGTCGGTTGCTTCGATCGGTGATCGTCTTGGAGCCAAGGCGGCAGCGATTCAGATGCCGGTCGGCCGTGAGAACAGCTTCCGCGGCATCATCGACCTGGTCACCATGAAGCAGGAGATGTATGAGAACGATCTCGGTACCGAGATTCATACGGAAGAGATCGAGGATCAGTTCAAGGAAGAGGCACAGCGCCGTCACCAGATCATGCTCGAAGCCATCGCTGATTACGATGACGATGTCATGATGAAGGTTCTGGAAGGCGAGGAGCCGACGATTGAAGAAGTGAAGCGTGCAATCCGTAAGGGTGTTATTTCCGCTGAGTTCTTCCCGGTTCTGTGCGGTTCCGCATACAAGAACAAGGGTGTTCAGCTGCTGCTGGATGCGGTTGTTGATTATCTGCCGTCTCCGCTTGATATCGGTGCGACCAAGGGCCATCTGGCTGACGGTACGCCGGAGGAGCGTGAGCCTTCGGATGATGCTCCGTTCAGTGCACTGGCATTCAAGATTGCGACCGATCCGTTCGTTGGCCGTCTGACATATTTCCGTGTCTACTCAGGTCATGCGACGGCTGGCTCCTACGTTCTCAACGCTACCAAGGGCAAGCGTGAGCGTCTGGGCCGACTGGTTCGTATGCATGCAAACCACCGTGCCGATATCACGGATGTCTATACCGGTGATATTGCGGGTGCCGTTGGTCTGAAGTATACGACGACTTCCGATACGCTCTGCGATGAGGCTCATCCGATTGAGCTGATGCAGATGGTGTTCCCGGAGCCGGTTATCCAGATGTCCGTTGAGCCGAAGACAAAGGCTGACTCTCAGAAGATGGACAGCGCTCTGCAGAAGCTTGCAGAAGAGGATCCTACCTTCAAGTGCTTCACCGATGAGGAGACAGGTCAGACGATCATCGCCGGTGTCGGTGAGCTGCAGCTCGATATCATCATGGACCGTATGCGCCGTGAGTTTAAGGTAGAGGCTACGGCTGGTAAGCCGCAGGTTGCCTACCGTGAGACGATTACGAAGGAAGCTGAAGTTGAGGGCCGTTTCGTTCGTCAGTCCGGTGGTCATGGTCAGTATGGTGATGTCTGGATCCGCTTTATTCCGAATCCGGGCAAGGGCTTCGAGTTCGAGGATGTGACTGTTGGCGGCTCGGTTCCGAAGGAATTCATCAAGCCGACGCAGCAGGGTCTGGAAGAGGCTCTCAACAATGGTCTGACAGCCGGCTATCCGGTTGTTGATATCAAGGCTCAGCTGTTCGACGGTTCCTATCATGAAGTCGACTCTTCGGAGCAGGCTTATAAGATCGCTGCTGCTCTGGCGCTGCGTGAAGCTGCCAAGAAGTGCGATCCGGTCATTCTGGAACCGATCATGCGTGTCGATGTCACCGCTCCGGCGGAGTATCTTGGTTCCGTGATGGGCGACCTCGTTAAGAGAAGAGGTCAGATCCGCAACCAGGAAGAGACGGGCAACGCCATCAAGATCGAGAGCTTCGTTCCGCTGGCTGAGATGTTCGGTTACGTAACGGATCTGCGTTCCATTACGCAGGGCCGTGGAACCTACATCATGCAGACAGACCACTACGAGCAGGTGCCGGCATCCATTGCTAAGGAAATCCGCGAAAAAGTAAATGCGGATAAGGCTGCGTAA
- the tuf gene encoding elongation factor Tu: MAKEHFDRSLEHVNVGTIGHVDHGKTTLTAAITKYLSEHPEDGHAVFEAYDQIDGAPEEKARGITINTAHVEYQTLKRHYAHVDCPGHADYVKNMITGAAQMDGAILVVAATDGPMPQTREHILLARQVGVPSIVVFLNKCDMVDDPELIDLVEMETRDLLTEYGFDGENCPVIRGSALKALEGDPKWTPAIKELLDAIDTYIPSPVHDNDKPFLMAVEDVFTISGRGTVATGRVERGMIHPNDEVEIVGLRPTQKTVVTSLEMFRKTLDFAEAGDNVGALLRGINRDQVERGQVLAKPGSVTPHNEFKAQVYVLTKEEGGRHTPFVSNYRPQFYFRTTDVTGVITLPEGTEMCMPGDNVVMDVKLLSPIALENGTKFSIREGGRTVGSGSVTEIIK, from the coding sequence ATGGCTAAGGAACATTTCGACCGTTCGCTGGAACATGTTAACGTTGGTACCATTGGTCACGTTGACCACGGCAAGACGACACTGACAGCGGCAATTACGAAGTATCTCTCTGAGCATCCGGAAGATGGACATGCAGTATTCGAGGCATATGACCAGATCGACGGTGCTCCGGAAGAGAAGGCTCGTGGTATTACCATTAACACGGCGCATGTTGAGTACCAGACTCTGAAGCGTCACTATGCACACGTTGACTGCCCGGGGCATGCTGACTATGTCAAGAACATGATCACCGGTGCTGCTCAGATGGATGGTGCAATCCTCGTTGTTGCAGCTACTGATGGACCGATGCCTCAGACACGTGAGCACATCCTGCTCGCTCGTCAGGTAGGTGTTCCGAGCATCGTTGTCTTCCTGAACAAGTGCGACATGGTTGATGATCCTGAGCTGATCGATCTCGTTGAGATGGAGACTCGTGATCTTCTGACTGAGTACGGCTTCGATGGTGAGAACTGCCCGGTTATCCGTGGTTCCGCTCTGAAGGCTCTTGAAGGCGATCCGAAGTGGACACCGGCAATCAAGGAACTGCTCGATGCGATTGATACTTACATTCCGAGCCCGGTTCATGATAACGATAAGCCGTTCCTCATGGCTGTTGAGGATGTCTTCACGATTTCCGGCCGTGGTACGGTTGCGACGGGTCGTGTTGAGCGTGGTATGATCCACCCGAACGATGAAGTTGAAATCGTTGGTCTGCGTCCGACGCAGAAGACGGTTGTTACGTCTCTTGAGATGTTCCGTAAGACTCTCGACTTCGCTGAGGCCGGTGATAACGTCGGTGCTCTGCTCCGTGGTATCAACCGTGATCAGGTTGAGCGTGGACAGGTTCTCGCTAAGCCGGGAAGCGTTACGCCGCACAACGAGTTCAAGGCTCAGGTTTACGTTCTGACGAAGGAAGAAGGCGGTCGTCATACACCGTTCGTCTCCAACTATCGTCCGCAGTTCTACTTCCGTACGACTGACGTTACTGGCGTCATCACTCTGCCGGAAGGCACTGAGATGTGCATGCCGGGCGACAACGTCGTCATGGATGTTAAGCTGCTCTCCCCGATCGCTCTTGAGAACGGCACGAAGTTCTCGATCCGTGAAGGCGGCCGTACCGTTGGTTCCGGCTCCGTTACGGAAATCATCAAGTAA
- a CDS encoding methylated-DNA--[protein]-cysteine S-methyltransferase — protein sequence MKRGSAYYQYYSSPLGDIVLTSDEEGLNGLWFRDEKAPRFINPECLELNETSVILSAKRWLDLYFTGKDPGEFTELASLHMIGTDFQMIVWNHLLHIPYGTSVTYQQIAQKAAKDRGQLRMSAQAVGGAVGRNPISIIVPCHRVIGSRGALVGYGGGLDRKEYLLNLEGITYQKPAAKAN from the coding sequence ATGAAACGTGGTTCTGCGTATTATCAGTATTATTCCTCCCCACTGGGAGACATTGTTCTTACTTCGGATGAGGAAGGATTAAACGGCCTTTGGTTTCGGGATGAAAAAGCCCCAAGGTTCATCAATCCCGAATGTCTTGAACTAAACGAAACCTCTGTGATCCTTTCTGCCAAGCGCTGGCTCGATCTGTACTTTACAGGAAAGGATCCCGGGGAGTTCACGGAACTTGCATCGCTGCATATGATCGGCACCGACTTTCAGATGATCGTCTGGAACCATCTGCTGCATATTCCATATGGTACTTCTGTTACTTATCAGCAGATTGCGCAGAAGGCGGCAAAGGACCGCGGCCAGCTGCGGATGTCTGCCCAGGCCGTCGGCGGTGCTGTCGGCCGTAATCCCATCAGTATCATTGTTCCCTGCCATCGTGTGATCGGTAGCCGCGGGGCACTGGTAGGCTATGGCGGGGGCTTGGATAGAAAAGAGTATCTGCTAAATCTCGAGGGAATCACCTATCAGAAGCCGGCAGCGAAGGCGAACTGA
- a CDS encoding MBOAT family O-acyltransferase, producing the protein MSIVFWYFLDPEHFLWAMGLCLLNVLVAKSVQKKTSDVRQIIGVLCSLLSIGILLLCKFSLLTSPIGFSFLVFSIVSFQMDTEKEMDWSFLDGFLYLSFFPKMTMGPIVRFRDFVAELTNDHAVTGEDMDAGVRQCIHGLVKKTVLADMLGAYADLAFERTAQLTQAAAWIGLLLYVLQLYYDFSGYSDLAIGSARLLGVHFDQNFDHPYASHSLTEFWRRWHISLGAWFRNYLYIPLGGSRKGMAHTCINLLLVFAATGLWHGAKGTFVLWGLMHGIMMILERIGLKQKIAHLPLFLQTAYCDLLVILGWVLFRSATLADAGMYYAHLFGVGTGTMLVREIVPWHVLVLMVAAMAGIHGLGSWYRRGKGTRNLIDILLLIAGIAGLYLGTGATFIYAQF; encoded by the coding sequence TTGAGCATCGTATTCTGGTATTTTCTGGATCCAGAACATTTCCTTTGGGCAATGGGACTCTGCCTTCTCAATGTCCTTGTCGCAAAGAGCGTGCAGAAGAAAACTTCAGACGTAAGACAAATCATTGGCGTATTATGCTCTCTGCTGTCCATTGGAATTCTTCTGCTGTGTAAATTCAGCCTGCTGACGTCTCCGATCGGTTTCAGCTTCCTGGTCTTTTCGATCGTTTCCTTTCAAATGGACACGGAAAAAGAAATGGACTGGTCCTTTCTGGATGGATTCCTTTATCTTTCTTTTTTCCCAAAGATGACAATGGGGCCGATTGTGCGGTTTCGTGACTTTGTGGCGGAACTGACCAATGATCATGCAGTAACAGGAGAGGATATGGATGCCGGGGTGCGCCAGTGTATCCATGGCCTTGTTAAGAAGACGGTTCTGGCTGATATGCTGGGTGCTTATGCGGATCTTGCCTTTGAACGTACAGCGCAATTAACGCAAGCTGCCGCATGGATCGGTCTGTTACTGTATGTGCTGCAGCTCTACTATGATTTCAGCGGCTATTCGGATCTTGCGATCGGATCTGCGCGTCTTCTTGGCGTTCACTTTGATCAGAACTTTGATCACCCCTATGCGTCGCATAGTCTGACAGAGTTCTGGCGCCGCTGGCATATTTCCCTGGGGGCATGGTTTCGTAACTATCTCTATATTCCTCTGGGTGGCTCGCGTAAAGGAATGGCCCATACCTGCATCAATCTTCTGCTTGTCTTTGCGGCTACCGGATTGTGGCATGGGGCAAAGGGTACCTTTGTGCTTTGGGGACTGATGCACGGAATCATGATGATACTGGAACGGATCGGCCTGAAGCAGAAAATTGCCCATCTGCCGCTTTTTCTTCAGACAGCCTATTGTGACCTGCTCGTTATATTAGGCTGGGTGTTATTTCGCAGTGCGACACTGGCGGATGCAGGAATGTACTATGCGCATCTGTTTGGCGTGGGTACAGGCACGATGCTGGTGCGAGAAATTGTTCCGTGGCATGTACTGGTATTAATGGTTGCGGCAATGGCAGGGATCCATGGACTGGGCAGCTGGTACAGACGAGGTAAAGGGACACGGAATCTGATCGATATTCTTCTTCTGATTGCAGGAATAGCTGGATTATACCTTGGAACGGGGGCAACATTTATTTATGCACAGTTCTAA
- a CDS encoding alginate O-acetyltransferase AlgX-related protein → MHSSKRQPVRNVFVMAVLAILLVPQIVYPCTHEYPDYDVMENHSLRSFPDASTAWDAIPAQITNFYNDRLPYKTALRSFLARVNYALFHDSLSSEVVIGNDGYLFYDNPEDGDPIKDAQGIAQYSNEETQEMMSAIKENQTIADSIGASLYYFTIPNKENVCFQYLPDYYTKVNHVTRFAKLQKQMQANDIASYDCIKQLMTSDQQVYFKQDTHWNKRGAYVGTLAYLKAVHPQLDEAWLRNVSFDDGQEDYQITDLIRLSMLTNTLKDVKPVETFHPEMDVNWYALYDSTVIESVNDDAPLNETLLVVGDSFRNSMMPFLSKAYRRCFFVRRDNYYSAYLSWLDPDEIMMEGVERYAYDNFSFLLKDGGETYPLFQVESVDWGADVPETDQ, encoded by the coding sequence ATGCACAGTTCTAAGAGACAGCCGGTACGAAATGTGTTTGTTATGGCAGTGCTTGCCATTCTGCTGGTTCCGCAGATTGTTTATCCATGTACGCATGAATATCCGGACTATGATGTGATGGAAAACCACAGTCTGCGTTCCTTTCCGGATGCTTCGACGGCATGGGATGCAATCCCGGCACAGATTACGAATTTTTACAATGACAGACTGCCGTATAAAACGGCGCTGCGGAGTTTTCTGGCAAGAGTGAATTATGCGCTGTTTCACGATTCTCTAAGCAGTGAAGTTGTGATTGGAAATGACGGTTATCTGTTCTATGACAATCCTGAGGATGGTGATCCGATTAAGGATGCGCAGGGAATTGCTCAATATTCAAACGAAGAAACCCAGGAGATGATGTCTGCGATCAAAGAAAATCAAACGATAGCAGATTCCATCGGCGCATCCCTGTATTACTTTACGATTCCAAATAAGGAGAATGTTTGTTTTCAGTATCTTCCGGACTATTACACAAAAGTGAATCATGTGACGCGCTTTGCAAAGCTGCAGAAACAAATGCAGGCAAATGATATCGCAAGTTATGACTGCATCAAGCAATTGATGACATCTGATCAGCAGGTGTATTTTAAGCAGGATACGCATTGGAATAAACGCGGCGCCTATGTAGGTACACTTGCCTATTTGAAGGCAGTGCACCCGCAGCTGGATGAGGCATGGCTGAGGAATGTTTCCTTTGACGACGGACAGGAAGATTATCAGATTACGGATCTGATCCGCCTCAGCATGTTGACGAATACGTTGAAAGACGTTAAGCCGGTGGAAACCTTTCATCCGGAGATGGATGTGAACTGGTATGCCCTATATGATTCGACGGTCATTGAGTCGGTCAACGATGATGCGCCTTTAAATGAGACGCTGCTGGTCGTTGGGGACAGCTTTCGCAACAGTATGATGCCCTTTCTTTCTAAAGCCTATCGTCGCTGCTTCTTTGTTCGGCGTGATAATTACTATTCCGCTTACCTCAGCTGGCTGGATCCGGATGAGATCATGATGGAAGGTGTGGAGCGTTATGCGTATGATAATTTCTCCTTTCTGTTAAAAGACGGAGGGGAGACATATCCTCTGTTTCAGGTGGAAAGTGTTGACTGGGGAGCAGATGTTCCGGAAACGGATCAGTAA
- a CDS encoding ATP-binding protein: MIIQRKRYVEKLINKEWNGRIKILTGIRRCGKSTILFDLFLQHLLSQNVNREDIITLALDDDQNEQFRDPGKLSEYVRAKCSDPRKKYYVFLDEIQFAISKEELRNPDQPVRLYSVLNGFLHMKNIDVYVTGSNSKVLSKDVLTEFRGRGDVVHIFPLSFAEYYAASGRDKMDAYDEFAMYGGMPYLLNLQTDEDKYDYLDNLFEEIYFKDIEERYAIQLPGVLRDLTSSLCSSIGSLTNASKIARTVNSSRSSKTDSETISQYLSYLMDSFLFSRAERYDVKGKRYFDYPSKFYCTDIGLRNVRLGMRQMEPTHIMENILYNELQIRGYAVDVGVVDVREKDPSGERTKKNLEIDFIATKGRKKYYIQSAYNMDEEEKTRTELRPLLAVNDSFRKIVVSRSYGKSWIDEQGILRLGLFDFLLNENSLDQ; the protein is encoded by the coding sequence ATGATCATTCAACGTAAACGATATGTAGAAAAACTGATTAACAAAGAATGGAATGGCCGGATCAAGATTCTTACAGGGATTCGCAGGTGCGGAAAAAGTACAATCCTATTTGATCTTTTTCTGCAACATCTTCTTTCACAGAATGTGAATCGCGAGGACATCATTACACTTGCCTTGGATGATGATCAGAATGAACAGTTCCGGGATCCGGGAAAATTATCGGAATATGTCAGGGCGAAATGCAGTGATCCCAGGAAGAAGTATTATGTTTTTCTTGATGAGATCCAGTTTGCAATTTCGAAAGAGGAGCTGAGGAACCCGGATCAGCCTGTGAGGCTTTACAGCGTTTTGAATGGCTTCCTTCATATGAAAAACATCGATGTTTATGTTACTGGGAGTAATTCAAAAGTTCTTTCCAAGGATGTTTTGACGGAATTCCGGGGTAGAGGGGATGTGGTTCATATTTTCCCTTTATCGTTTGCGGAATACTATGCGGCATCCGGGAGGGATAAGATGGATGCCTATGATGAATTTGCAATGTATGGGGGAATGCCATACCTGCTAAATCTGCAGACGGATGAAGACAAATATGACTACCTGGATAACCTGTTCGAAGAAATCTATTTTAAAGATATCGAGGAAAGATATGCGATTCAGCTGCCGGGCGTTTTGCGAGATTTAACCAGTAGTCTCTGCTCATCAATAGGCTCCCTGACGAATGCCAGCAAGATTGCCAGAACTGTAAACAGTTCGAGATCTTCAAAAACAGACTCTGAAACAATCAGCCAGTATCTTTCCTACCTGATGGACAGTTTCCTGTTTTCCCGGGCAGAACGGTATGATGTGAAAGGCAAGCGGTATTTTGATTATCCTTCAAAATTCTACTGTACAGATATTGGCCTGAGAAATGTTCGTCTTGGTATGCGGCAGATGGAACCGACACATATCATGGAAAATATTCTTTATAATGAACTGCAAATCAGGGGATATGCCGTTGATGTAGGTGTTGTTGATGTACGGGAAAAAGATCCATCAGGAGAACGAACGAAGAAAAACCTGGAAATAGATTTCATCGCCACCAAGGGAAGAAAAAAATACTATATCCAGTCAGCCTACAACATGGATGAAGAGGAAAAGACGCGGACGGAGCTGAGGCCACTGCTTGCGGTTAACGATTCTTTCCGAAAGATTGTTGTTTCCAGAAGCTATGGAAAGAGCTGGATTGATGAGCAGGGTATCCTTCGCCTTGGCCTGTTTGATTTTCTATTGAATGAAAATAGTCTCGATCAGTAA
- a CDS encoding chorismate mutase: MNLLQESRVKINEIDDQLVKLFEERMHTVENVARYKAENNMPVFDASREKDNIEKNSAKLQDQNLKPYFVKWYQDTMDVSKEYQKDILKRD; the protein is encoded by the coding sequence GTGAATTTACTGCAGGAAAGCAGAGTCAAAATCAACGAAATCGATGATCAGCTGGTCAAACTGTTTGAAGAGCGCATGCACACGGTGGAGAATGTAGCCAGGTACAAGGCAGAGAATAATATGCCGGTGTTTGATGCTTCCAGAGAGAAGGACAATATTGAAAAGAACTCGGCGAAGCTTCAGGATCAGAATCTGAAGCCTTACTTCGTGAAGTGGTACCAGGACACAATGGATGTCTCCAAGGAATATCAGAAGGATATTCTGAAACGGGACTGA
- a CDS encoding DUF434 domain-containing protein, protein MKTVRRGWQEEDERFFSSEEMEKLSLSAYECAFLLERGYPLQSAVTFTANHRLLSQRQRIAMGRITVCPSRLRMRKAREMDHLDPGCTVHIDALNAVILMETALSHSVILQCMDGCIRDLSGLAGTYAIISVTDEAITRILKKLTQLGASKAVFWIDSPVSNSGRLKQHIADCADRLQFPVDLQMVHNADTELKKLDHVISGDSEIIEQCKSWFNLYPLLINDIEDPWIVHLDPH, encoded by the coding sequence ATGAAAACAGTCAGGCGCGGATGGCAGGAAGAAGATGAACGTTTTTTCAGTTCTGAGGAGATGGAGAAACTCTCCCTTTCCGCCTATGAGTGCGCCTTCCTTCTGGAACGCGGCTATCCTCTGCAGTCAGCGGTAACGTTCACGGCCAACCATCGCCTCCTTTCGCAGCGCCAGCGCATTGCAATGGGACGCATAACGGTATGTCCATCGCGTCTCCGGATGCGCAAGGCTCGGGAAATGGATCATCTCGATCCCGGCTGTACCGTCCATATTGATGCACTCAATGCCGTCATCCTGATGGAGACTGCTCTTTCGCACAGTGTCATCCTTCAGTGCATGGATGGCTGTATACGTGATCTGTCCGGTCTTGCCGGAACCTATGCCATCATTTCCGTAACCGACGAAGCGATCACGCGGATCCTGAAGAAACTTACGCAGCTCGGTGCTTCCAAGGCGGTGTTCTGGATCGATTCCCCCGTCTCCAACAGCGGCCGCCTCAAGCAGCACATCGCCGACTGCGCCGACAGGCTTCAATTTCCTGTCGATCTGCAAATGGTGCATAACGCCGATACGGAACTGAAGAAGCTGGACCATGTCATCAGCGGCGATTCTGAAATCATTGAGCAATGCAAAAGCTGGTTCAATCTATATCCATTACTGATCAACGATATTGAAGATCCGTGGATCGTGCATCTCGATCCGCACTGA
- a CDS encoding MATE family efflux transporter, whose product MQDLKTFLTQEKPGTVMSHYSLPCIISLLVAALYNIVDQIFIANASYLGSYGNSANTVVYPLTVAALSVAVLIGDGVCAFSSIASGAGRTDDTHHAVGNGIVMCIVSSLVITALYLVFADQIITLFGGAVSQRTFELSQEYFFWITLGIPFYMFGQAANPIIRSDGSPRFAMFATLIGCVVNIILDPIFIFPLGMGMKGAAIATVIGQILTAVVSLWYLKDMRTMHLRKESFHLIPRIMRQTLYLGMTSFLSQISIVCSMAVMQNMVMRYGAMDPTFSQPEYAQIPMAVLGIVMKVFQIVISVSVGIAAGMIPVLGFNIGAALKERAAKMFKLVLKSELILGIAALLVVELLPRQLIGIFGAANEAEIYTEFAIKSFRLYLMLIPLATVNKGTFISMQAIGKAKESTLLSLFREIVLGCGLATLLPVFFGLDGVLYSMPASDFFAFLVAAHLILTTLRELNSDEVTDLAQAK is encoded by the coding sequence ATGCAGGATCTCAAAACATTTCTAACGCAGGAAAAGCCGGGTACGGTGATGAGCCACTACTCGCTTCCGTGCATCATTTCACTTCTGGTTGCGGCTCTCTACAACATCGTTGACCAGATCTTTATCGCCAACGCATCCTATCTTGGTTCCTATGGAAATTCGGCAAATACCGTCGTTTATCCGCTGACAGTTGCGGCGCTCTCCGTTGCCGTTCTGATCGGTGATGGTGTCTGCGCCTTCTCTTCAATTGCCTCAGGCGCCGGCCGCACCGACGATACGCACCACGCCGTCGGCAACGGCATCGTCATGTGCATCGTATCGTCTCTGGTTATTACAGCACTCTATCTGGTGTTTGCGGATCAGATCATTACCCTCTTCGGCGGTGCCGTATCACAGCGTACCTTCGAGCTGTCCCAGGAATATTTCTTCTGGATTACGCTTGGCATTCCGTTTTATATGTTCGGTCAGGCTGCCAATCCGATCATCCGTTCCGACGGTTCGCCGCGCTTCGCCATGTTTGCGACGCTGATCGGCTGCGTCGTCAATATCATTCTTGATCCGATCTTCATCTTCCCGCTCGGCATGGGCATGAAAGGTGCGGCAATCGCAACCGTCATCGGCCAGATTCTGACAGCTGTCGTTTCGCTATGGTATTTGAAGGATATGCGCACGATGCACCTGAGAAAGGAGAGCTTCCATCTCATTCCAAGAATCATGCGGCAGACGCTGTATCTTGGCATGACTTCCTTCCTGTCCCAGATCTCGATCGTCTGCTCCATGGCGGTGATGCAGAATATGGTTATGCGCTACGGTGCGATGGATCCGACCTTCTCGCAGCCGGAGTATGCCCAGATTCCGATGGCTGTCCTTGGCATTGTAATGAAGGTGTTCCAGATCGTGATCTCTGTGTCGGTCGGCATTGCGGCAGGTATGATTCCGGTTCTTGGCTTCAACATCGGAGCCGCTCTAAAAGAGCGTGCCGCCAAAATGTTCAAGCTCGTACTGAAAAGTGAACTGATTCTCGGTATCGCTGCGCTGCTGGTGGTGGAACTGCTGCCGCGGCAGCTGATCGGCATCTTCGGCGCCGCCAACGAGGCGGAAATCTATACGGAATTTGCCATCAAATCGTTCCGTCTCTATCTGATGCTGATACCGCTGGCGACGGTAAATAAAGGCACCTTCATCTCGATGCAGGCCATTGGCAAAGCAAAGGAATCCACCTTACTCTCCCTGTTCCGGGAAATCGTTCTTGGCTGCGGACTTGCCACCCTTCTGCCGGTATTCTTCGGTCTCGATGGTGTCCTCTACTCGATGCCGGCAAGCGACTTCTTCGCTTTCCTTGTGGCAGCGCATCTGATCCTTACGACGCTGCGCGAGCTGAACAGTGACGAAGTAACAGATCTTGCGCAGGCCAAGTAA